The following are from one region of the Falsirhodobacter halotolerans genome:
- a CDS encoding trimeric intracellular cation channel family protein translates to MTPDTIQSLTHSVLPWLDVAGISVFAMSGALAAARAGQTMVTLIFFAAITGVGGGTLRDLLIGAPVFWVHNSVWITACIVVALIVWFTPRRFWVERAVDWFDAVGLSAYAVYGAAKAMVYGIPPLPAVIMGVFTACMGGVIRDVMAGVPSIIIRPEIYVTAAAAASGSFVLLATLGLPTPIAAIGAAALGFGLRAMAIWKGLALPGYHR, encoded by the coding sequence ATGACCCCGGACACGATCCAATCCCTGACGCACTCCGTCCTGCCATGGCTGGATGTCGCGGGCATCTCGGTCTTTGCGATGTCGGGCGCGCTGGCGGCGGCACGGGCGGGCCAGACGATGGTGACGCTCATCTTCTTTGCCGCGATCACCGGCGTGGGGGGCGGCACCCTGCGCGATCTTCTGATCGGGGCGCCGGTGTTCTGGGTCCACAATTCCGTCTGGATCACGGCCTGCATCGTGGTGGCGCTGATCGTGTGGTTCACGCCCCGGCGGTTCTGGGTGGAACGGGCGGTGGACTGGTTCGACGCGGTGGGGCTGTCCGCCTATGCCGTCTATGGCGCGGCCAAAGCCATGGTCTATGGCATCCCGCCGCTGCCGGCCGTGATCATGGGGGTGTTCACGGCCTGCATGGGCGGGGTGATCCGGGATGTCATGGCGGGGGTGCCCTCCATCATCATCCGGCCCGAGATCTATGTGACGGCCGCCGCGGCGGCATCGGGAAGCTTCGTGCTCCTCGCCACGCTTGGCCTGCCCACCCCGATCGCGGCGATCGGCGCGGCGGCGTTGGGGTTCGGTTTGCGGGCCATGGCCATATGGAAAGGGCTGGCCCTTCCGGGATACCATCGATGA
- a CDS encoding ParB/RepB/Spo0J family partition protein — MAKRMKLEAPSSEDLIRMEGEFRRETLARNPLAVPIAQVAADSARAHDPRTATERADVARDRADAERMRLSEEKGLVLLEIPVDRIDADALVRDRIALDPEAMRELQMSISAQGLRLPIEVFVLPNDPTRYGLLSGYRRLRAVQNLRGLKGQGGHDTIRAIIREPDAMGGTFAAMVEENEIRAGLSHFERGRISVIAAQQGAFPNVEAAVAALFPVASKGKRSKIRSFATIFEELGDMLLFPDSLREKDGLKLAAALRDGREGALRKALADASPADPATEWEVLDMALASFGPAAIRPERGGRPSVKTRDSTVAKRRVDLELGHDQSGWFIRLQGADLDEITAKAAVRELQRIMNQP, encoded by the coding sequence ATGGCAAAGCGTATGAAGCTTGAAGCGCCGAGTTCCGAGGACTTGATTCGGATGGAGGGGGAGTTTCGCCGCGAAACCTTGGCGCGAAATCCCTTGGCCGTTCCCATTGCCCAAGTGGCCGCCGACAGTGCGCGGGCCCATGATCCGCGAACGGCGACGGAGCGGGCAGACGTGGCTCGTGATCGGGCGGATGCGGAGAGGATGCGCCTGTCGGAAGAAAAGGGTCTGGTGCTTCTGGAAATCCCGGTGGATCGGATCGACGCCGACGCGCTTGTGCGTGACCGGATTGCCTTGGATCCCGAAGCGATGCGCGAATTGCAGATGTCCATATCGGCCCAGGGGCTTCGTCTGCCAATTGAAGTCTTTGTGCTTCCGAATGACCCGACGCGCTATGGACTTCTGTCGGGATACCGCCGTCTTCGGGCGGTTCAAAACCTGCGCGGGCTGAAAGGGCAGGGCGGTCACGACACCATACGGGCCATCATTCGTGAACCGGACGCCATGGGCGGCACCTTCGCCGCCATGGTGGAGGAAAACGAGATCCGGGCGGGACTTTCCCATTTTGAACGGGGAAGGATCAGCGTCATCGCCGCACAGCAGGGTGCATTTCCGAATGTCGAGGCTGCGGTGGCGGCGCTGTTTCCCGTCGCCTCAAAGGGGAAACGATCCAAAATCAGGTCTTTCGCAACTATTTTTGAGGAGTTGGGGGATATGCTGCTTTTTCCCGACTCCCTCCGGGAAAAAGACGGACTGAAACTGGCGGCAGCATTGCGGGACGGACGGGAAGGGGCGCTGCGCAAGGCCTTGGCGGACGCATCTCCCGCTGACCCCGCAACAGAATGGGAGGTGCTGGACATGGCGCTTGCTTCGTTCGGACCGGCTGCAATACGTCCTGAAAGGGGCGGTCGCCCATCCGTCAAGACCCGAGACTCAACCGTTGCAAAGCGGCGCGTCGACCTCGAGCTTGGGCATGATCAGAGCGGATGGTTTATCCGCCTTCAAGGGGCCGATCTTGACGAGATCACGGCCAAGGCGGCGGTGCGCGAGCTTCAGCGTATCATGAATCAGCCGTGA
- a CDS encoding superoxide dismutase: MFHKSIIATALIAVPGLVAAQDGPFTLGDLPYPKDALAPVISADTMELHHDKHHQAYVTNLNKAMADGDAPEGTSLEDLVANAGIYPDAIRNNAGGHWNHTFFWESMAPEGERGEMSSDLADAITAAFGSEEEFRTAFEDAGAGQFGSGWVWLIVNEGDELEITSTPNQDNPLMDVAETPGTPLLGNDVWEHAYYLTYNNRRPDYLGAWWDVVDWSEVSDRYNAAMAE, translated from the coding sequence ATGTTTCACAAATCGATTATCGCCACCGCCCTGATCGCCGTTCCGGGCCTTGTCGCGGCACAGGACGGCCCTTTTACCTTGGGCGATCTGCCCTACCCCAAGGACGCGTTGGCCCCGGTCATCAGTGCCGATACGATGGAACTGCACCATGACAAGCACCATCAGGCCTATGTCACCAATCTGAACAAAGCGATGGCCGACGGGGATGCGCCTGAAGGAACCTCGCTGGAGGATTTGGTAGCGAATGCCGGAATCTATCCCGATGCGATCCGCAACAACGCGGGGGGTCATTGGAACCATACCTTCTTCTGGGAAAGCATGGCCCCAGAGGGCGAGCGTGGTGAGATGTCGTCGGACTTGGCGGACGCGATCACCGCCGCCTTTGGATCGGAGGAGGAGTTCCGGACGGCCTTCGAGGACGCCGGAGCGGGTCAGTTCGGTTCGGGCTGGGTCTGGCTGATTGTCAATGAAGGGGACGAACTGGAAATCACCTCCACCCCCAATCAAGACAACCCCCTGATGGATGTCGCCGAAACCCCGGGCACCCCGCTTTTGGGCAATGACGTGTGGGAACACGCCTATTACCTGACCTACAACAACCGTCGCCCGGACTATCTTGGCGCATGGTGGGACGTTGTGGATTGGTCCGAAGTTTCCGACCGTTACAACGCCGCCATGGCGGAATAA
- a CDS encoding CHAP domain-containing protein, translating to MIGKRVLGALAALATMVCFGGQTMAAGGANTVQVAYVSPTDMAQATQDAIRVVGGKRRIWCVPFAREVSGIEIKGNASTWWNQAANVYPRGQTPIAGAVLNFRSSNHMPMGHVAVVSEVIDARTIRVVQANWTRNRITTDVVVDVSGDNTWSQVRVENANSFGRVNPAYGFIYRPAAQRVASR from the coding sequence ATGATCGGGAAACGCGTTCTGGGCGCTTTGGCGGCGCTGGCGACCATGGTTTGCTTTGGCGGTCAGACCATGGCGGCAGGTGGTGCCAATACGGTGCAGGTGGCATATGTGTCGCCGACCGACATGGCGCAGGCCACGCAGGATGCCATTCGCGTGGTGGGAGGCAAGCGTCGCATCTGGTGCGTGCCCTTCGCGCGCGAAGTCTCGGGAATCGAGATCAAGGGCAACGCCTCCACCTGGTGGAACCAGGCGGCGAACGTCTATCCCCGTGGTCAGACACCGATCGCCGGCGCGGTGTTGAATTTCCGGTCCTCCAACCACATGCCCATGGGCCATGTCGCGGTCGTGTCCGAGGTGATCGACGCGCGCACCATTCGCGTGGTGCAGGCCAACTGGACCCGCAACCGCATCACAACCGATGTGGTCGTGGACGTGTCGGGCGACAACACCTGGTCGCAGGTGCGGGTGGAAAACGCCAACAGCTTCGGTCGCGTCAATCCGGCCTACGGGTTCATCTATCGTCCGGCAGCGCAACGCGTGGCATCGCGCTGA
- a CDS encoding sugar ABC transporter ATP-binding protein — protein sequence MTVLSLQDVSRAFGPVTVLHGIDLDLHAGEVHALIGENGAGKSTTMKILSGFLAPTTGEVRLDGAPAPFRTPAEAEAAGIVMIHQEFNLAAHLSVTENVFLGREMRKGPFLDHAGMRAATVALLDRLQCRADPDARIADISVPDRQMVEIAKALSRRARVLIMDEPTAVLTDRETEVLFEQVTRLKAEGVAILYTSHKLGEVRRLADRVTVLRDGRRVQSGPAQGMTEDRMATAMVGRDLEDLFPAKRAAHGEVVLSARDIHVPRFVTGAGFDLHRGEILGLAGLVGAGRTELMEAIAGLRARDGAVTVANRPLPPNDPQAALAAGLVYLTEDRKDRGLLLDKPLRENLTLLALRRFSGLTIRGRAEDEALTRAIADWDIRVPHRAVLAGNLSGGNQQKLLLAKTMLVDPGIVIIDEPTRGIDIGTKQQIYRFIHRIAAEGVSVIVISSELPEVIGLCDRVLVMRQGRIAGQVTGQDVNEKTIVRLAMGLEGEMA from the coding sequence ATGACCGTGCTGTCCTTGCAGGATGTCAGCCGCGCCTTCGGCCCCGTCACCGTCCTGCACGGCATCGACCTAGACCTGCACGCGGGCGAGGTTCACGCCCTGATCGGCGAAAATGGTGCGGGCAAGTCGACCACGATGAAGATCCTGTCGGGTTTTCTGGCGCCCACCACGGGCGAGGTGCGTCTGGACGGTGCCCCGGCCCCCTTCCGCACCCCGGCCGAGGCCGAGGCGGCGGGGATCGTGATGATCCATCAGGAATTCAATCTGGCCGCCCATCTGAGCGTGACCGAGAACGTCTTTCTGGGCCGCGAAATGCGCAAGGGACCGTTTCTGGACCATGCGGGGATGCGCGCGGCCACGGTGGCGTTGCTGGACCGGCTGCAATGCCGCGCCGATCCCGACGCGCGGATCGCCGACATCTCGGTCCCCGACCGCCAGATGGTGGAAATTGCCAAGGCCCTGTCGCGCCGCGCCCGCGTGCTGATCATGGATGAACCGACCGCCGTCCTGACCGACCGGGAAACCGAGGTGCTGTTCGAACAGGTGACACGGCTGAAGGCCGAAGGGGTCGCGATCCTTTATACCTCGCACAAACTGGGCGAGGTGCGGCGGCTGGCGGACCGCGTGACGGTGCTGCGCGACGGGCGGCGGGTGCAGTCCGGTCCCGCGCAGGGTATGACCGAGGACAGGATGGCCACCGCCATGGTCGGCCGCGATCTGGAGGATCTGTTTCCCGCCAAGCGGGCGGCCCATGGCGAGGTCGTCCTGTCGGCCCGCGACATTCATGTTCCGCGTTTCGTGACCGGCGCGGGGTTCGACCTGCATCGGGGCGAGATTCTGGGGCTAGCGGGGCTGGTCGGCGCCGGACGGACCGAGTTGATGGAGGCGATCGCCGGGCTTCGCGCCCGCGACGGTGCGGTGACGGTGGCGAACCGTCCCCTGCCCCCGAACGATCCGCAGGCCGCGCTGGCGGCGGGCCTCGTCTATCTGACCGAGGACCGGAAGGACCGCGGGCTGCTGCTGGACAAACCCCTGCGCGAAAACCTGACCCTGCTGGCGCTGCGTCGGTTCTCCGGCCTGACGATCCGTGGCCGGGCCGAGGACGAGGCCCTGACCCGGGCGATCGCCGATTGGGACATCCGCGTGCCGCATCGCGCGGTTCTGGCGGGCAACCTGTCGGGCGGGAACCAGCAGAAGCTGCTTCTGGCCAAGACCATGCTGGTGGACCCCGGGATCGTCATCATCGACGAACCGACCCGCGGGATCGACATCGGCACGAAACAGCAGATCTATCGCTTCATCCACCGCATCGCGGCGGAGGGGGTGAGCGTCATCGTCATCTCCTCCGAGCTGCCCGAGGTGATCGGGTTGTGCGATCGCGTGCTGGTCATGCGCCAGGGCCGCATCGCCGGGCAGGTGACGGGGCAAGACGTGAACGAGAAAACCATCGTGCGCCTTGCGATGGGCCTTGAGGGAGAGATGGCATGA
- a CDS encoding ABC transporter substrate-binding protein produces the protein MTGRITLTTAALLAVALPAGAETIGISIPAATHGWAGGLNYHAQATVERLSEAHPDLEFVLTTASDPSKQVSDIEDMVATRNIDALVILPFESEPLTAPVARVKDAGTFVTVVDRGLSQDGIEDLYVAGDNEGFGRVAGEYFADNLEEGDKIVVLRGIASTVDNERVEAFNAAIEGSGIEVLAMEHGNWNRDTSFTVMQDYLSRFPEIDAVWAADDDMATGALQAIDQAGRSDEMWVVGGAGMKEIVARIRDADPMLPVDVTYPPAMIATAIELTAMRFTSPAPVTGRFIIGSELITPDNAASYYFEDSPF, from the coding sequence ATGACGGGACGTATCACGCTGACCACGGCCGCACTTTTGGCCGTGGCCTTGCCCGCAGGGGCGGAAACCATCGGCATCTCCATCCCCGCCGCCACGCACGGCTGGGCCGGGGGCCTGAACTATCACGCGCAGGCCACGGTGGAGCGGTTGTCGGAGGCCCATCCCGATCTGGAATTCGTGCTGACCACCGCCTCCGACCCGTCAAAGCAGGTGTCGGACATCGAGGACATGGTCGCCACCCGCAATATCGACGCGCTGGTCATCCTGCCGTTCGAGAGCGAGCCGCTGACCGCGCCCGTCGCGCGGGTCAAGGACGCGGGCACCTTCGTGACGGTGGTGGATCGCGGCCTGTCGCAGGACGGGATCGAGGATCTGTATGTCGCTGGTGACAACGAGGGCTTCGGGCGCGTGGCGGGCGAATATTTCGCCGACAACCTTGAGGAGGGCGACAAGATCGTGGTGCTGCGGGGCATCGCCTCCACCGTCGACAACGAGCGGGTGGAGGCGTTCAACGCCGCCATCGAAGGGTCCGGCATCGAGGTGCTGGCGATGGAGCACGGCAACTGGAACCGCGACACATCCTTTACCGTCATGCAGGATTACCTGTCGCGTTTTCCCGAGATCGACGCCGTCTGGGCGGCGGATGACGACATGGCGACCGGCGCGTTGCAGGCCATCGACCAAGCCGGCCGTTCGGACGAGATGTGGGTCGTGGGCGGTGCCGGGATGAAAGAGATCGTGGCGCGCATCCGCGATGCCGATCCGATGCTGCCGGTGGACGTGACCTATCCCCCCGCGATGATCGCGACGGCGATCGAGCTGACGGCGATGCGCTTCACCTCGCCCGCGCCGGTGACGGGGCGGTTCATCATCGGGTCGGAACTGATCACGCCCGACAACGCCGCATCCTATTATTTCGAAGACAGCCCGTTCTGA
- a CDS encoding LysR substrate-binding domain-containing protein: MALTLKHLGYFLALSRERHFGRAADVANVTQPALSMQIRDLEDRLGCALIERGREIRLTPAGRSVAERAARILAEVADIEAMARRKTLGGRINVGFIPTVAPYILPHLLPKLTLELGVHEAQTHALLTKLADGSLDAAVIATPPPPGLHGRPLFEDRFLLAGNRRRMAGLSARIEALRPAHLDPDHLLLLDEGHCLADQALAVCGLGREESRLALGASSLSTLSGLVAQGMGLTFLPEISIAVETAAQPAIRLARFADPQPSRQIMLVGTPLAATEGWFDDLSAALQAAAQTISAMPRVALPDDR; this comes from the coding sequence ATGGCGCTGACGTTGAAACACCTGGGATACTTTCTGGCCCTGTCGCGCGAGCGGCATTTCGGGCGCGCGGCCGATGTGGCGAACGTGACCCAGCCCGCGCTGTCGATGCAGATCCGTGATCTGGAGGACCGGCTGGGCTGCGCCCTGATCGAACGGGGCCGCGAAATCCGCCTGACCCCGGCCGGGCGCAGCGTGGCGGAGCGGGCTGCCCGCATTCTGGCCGAGGTCGCCGATATCGAGGCGATGGCCCGGCGAAAGACCCTTGGTGGGCGCATCAATGTCGGCTTCATTCCGACGGTCGCCCCTTATATCCTGCCGCATCTGCTGCCCAAGCTGACCTTGGAGCTGGGGGTGCACGAGGCGCAGACCCATGCCTTGCTGACAAAGCTGGCCGATGGCTCGCTGGACGCCGCCGTCATCGCCACCCCCCCTCCCCCGGGGTTGCATGGCCGCCCGCTGTTCGAGGATCGGTTTCTGCTGGCTGGAAACCGCCGTCGGATGGCTGGGCTTTCCGCCCGGATCGAGGCGTTGCGTCCGGCGCATCTGGACCCCGACCACCTTTTGCTGCTGGATGAGGGGCATTGTCTGGCCGATCAGGCGCTGGCGGTATGCGGGCTGGGCCGCGAAGAGTCGCGCCTGGCCTTGGGCGCCTCATCGTTGAGCACGTTGTCGGGGCTGGTGGCACAGGGGATGGGGTTGACGTTCCTGCCCGAAATCTCGATCGCGGTCGAAACGGCGGCGCAGCCCGCCATTCGCCTGGCGCGGTTCGCCGATCCGCAACCCTCACGTCAGATCATGTTGGTCGGGACGCCACTGGCCGCGACCGAGGGCTGGTTCGATGACCTGTCTGCGGCACTTCAGGCGGCGGCGCAGACGATCAGCGCGATGCCACGCGTTGCGCTGCCGGACGATAGATGA
- a CDS encoding ABC transporter permease, producing the protein MTETDTRKAPPRRTINLHAVGPLIALVVLVLIGMGLNDNFLSYANITNVLARSAFIGIIAVGMTFVITAGGLDLSVGSMAAFVAGVMIMAMNALLPIMGGGIGVILVGILVGLVTGLFGGLVNGLLITRARIEAFIVTLGTMGIYRSLITWLADGGTLSLNYELSEVYRPVYYGTVLGVSWPIIVFALVAIGGEVVMRHTPFGRHCAAIGSNEQVARYSAVNVLRVRALTYVLLGLLVGVATVMYVPRLGSASATTGVLWELEAIAAVIIGGTMLKGGSGRVWGTVVGVLILGLIGNILNLTDLVSPYLNGAIQGIIIILAVVLQRERRLGH; encoded by the coding sequence ATGACCGAAACCGACACCCGCAAGGCCCCGCCCCGCCGCACGATCAACCTTCATGCCGTGGGACCCTTGATCGCACTGGTCGTGCTGGTGCTGATCGGCATGGGACTGAACGACAACTTCCTCAGCTATGCCAACATCACCAATGTCCTGGCGCGGTCGGCCTTCATCGGCATCATCGCGGTGGGGATGACCTTCGTCATCACCGCCGGCGGGTTGGACCTGTCGGTCGGGTCGATGGCGGCCTTCGTGGCGGGGGTGATGATCATGGCGATGAACGCCCTGCTGCCGATCATGGGCGGCGGGATCGGGGTCATTCTGGTCGGCATCCTTGTCGGGCTGGTCACGGGCCTGTTCGGCGGGCTGGTGAACGGCCTTCTGATCACCCGCGCGCGGATCGAGGCGTTCATCGTCACGCTGGGCACGATGGGGATCTACCGCTCGCTCATCACCTGGCTGGCGGATGGGGGAACGTTGTCCCTGAACTACGAGCTGTCGGAGGTTTATCGCCCCGTCTATTACGGCACGGTTCTGGGGGTCAGCTGGCCGATCATCGTCTTTGCCCTTGTGGCCATCGGGGGGGAGGTCGTGATGCGCCACACCCCGTTCGGGCGGCATTGCGCGGCCATCGGTTCGAACGAGCAGGTCGCCCGGTATTCCGCCGTGAACGTGCTTCGGGTGCGGGCGCTGACGTATGTGCTGCTGGGTCTGTTGGTGGGGGTGGCGACGGTCATGTATGTGCCGCGCCTCGGGTCCGCTTCGGCCACGACGGGGGTGTTGTGGGAGCTGGAGGCGATTGCCGCGGTCATCATCGGCGGCACCATGCTGAAGGGCGGCTCGGGCCGGGTCTGGGGCACCGTGGTCGGGGTGCTGATCCTGGGCCTGATCGGCAACATCCTGAACCTGACGGACCTTGTGTCGCCTTATCTGAACGGGGCGATTCAGGGCATCATCATCATTCTGGCGGTTGTTCTGCAACGCGAACGCCGTCTTGGGCACTGA
- a CDS encoding catalase, with the protein MTDKTPRLTTTGGAPVPSNNTTQTAGERGPALLQDYQLIEKLAHQNRERIPERVVHAKGWGAFGTFTVTNDITHLSRAKVFDTVGKKTEILSRFSTVAGELGAADAERDVRGFSVKFYTEEGNWDLVGNNTPIFFVRDGYKFPDFIRTQKRHPKTNLRSPEAMFDFWSAHPESVHQVTILMSDRGIPVNPMHMHGYGSHTFSVWNKDGVRHWVKFHWRSQQPIKNYTNAEAENLIGKTRESYQEDLYNAIDEGNFPKWKLCIQAMPEEDALKVPYNPFDLTKVWPHADYPLIEVGEMELNRNPENYFVFVENAAYSPSNIVPGIGFSPDKMLQARVFAYADAHRYRLGTHYEALPANAAKNAPVNHYHKDGSMRFFTNDFGNPDAYYEPNQWNGPTADPEVKEPPLKISGDADRYVQEDKDADYVQPRALFNLLPQDEKERLFSNFGAAMGPCSDGVKERWLAVLKRVHPDYEAGVRKALQTDSDVNAISVTDDTEVTAK; encoded by the coding sequence ATGACCGACAAGACCCCCCGCCTGACCACCACCGGCGGCGCGCCGGTTCCCAGCAACAACACGACCCAGACCGCCGGCGAACGTGGCCCCGCGCTGCTGCAGGATTACCAGCTGATCGAAAAGCTGGCCCATCAGAACCGTGAGCGTATTCCCGAGCGTGTGGTGCACGCCAAGGGATGGGGCGCGTTCGGCACATTCACCGTCACGAACGACATCACGCATCTGTCCCGCGCCAAGGTGTTCGACACCGTGGGCAAGAAAACCGAAATCCTGTCGCGGTTTTCCACCGTTGCAGGGGAACTGGGCGCGGCGGATGCCGAACGCGACGTGCGCGGGTTCTCGGTCAAGTTCTATACCGAGGAGGGGAATTGGGATCTGGTCGGCAACAACACCCCGATCTTCTTCGTGCGGGACGGTTACAAGTTTCCCGATTTCATCCGCACCCAGAAACGCCACCCCAAGACCAACCTGCGCAGCCCGGAGGCGATGTTCGACTTCTGGTCGGCCCACCCGGAATCGGTCCATCAGGTGACGATCCTGATGTCCGACCGCGGCATTCCTGTAAACCCGATGCACATGCATGGTTATGGCAGCCACACGTTCAGCGTCTGGAACAAGGACGGTGTGCGGCACTGGGTGAAGTTCCACTGGCGCTCGCAGCAGCCGATCAAGAACTACACCAATGCCGAGGCGGAAAACCTGATCGGCAAGACGCGCGAAAGCTATCAGGAGGACCTCTACAACGCGATCGACGAGGGCAATTTCCCCAAATGGAAATTGTGCATCCAGGCGATGCCGGAGGAAGACGCGCTCAAGGTTCCCTACAATCCCTTCGATCTGACGAAGGTCTGGCCCCATGCCGACTATCCGTTGATCGAGGTGGGCGAGATGGAGCTGAACCGCAACCCCGAGAATTACTTCGTCTTCGTGGAAAACGCCGCCTATTCGCCGTCCAACATCGTGCCGGGCATCGGCTTCTCGCCCGACAAGATGCTGCAGGCGCGCGTCTTCGCCTATGCCGATGCGCACCGTTATCGCCTTGGCACGCATTATGAGGCGCTGCCCGCCAACGCCGCCAAGAACGCGCCGGTGAACCATTACCACAAGGATGGTTCGATGCGCTTCTTCACAAACGATTTCGGCAATCCCGACGCCTATTACGAACCCAACCAGTGGAACGGCCCAACCGCCGACCCCGAGGTGAAAGAGCCGCCGCTGAAAATCTCGGGTGATGCCGACCGGTATGTCCAGGAAGACAAGGACGCCGATTACGTCCAGCCGCGCGCCTTGTTCAACCTGCTGCCGCAGGATGAAAAGGAACGGCTGTTCAGCAACTTCGGCGCGGCGATGGGTCCGTGCTCGGATGGGGTGAAGGAACGCTGGCTGGCGGTGCTGAAGCGAGTGCACCCGGATTACGAGGCCGGTGTGCGCAAGGCGCTGCAAACCGACAGCGACGTGAATGCCATCTCGGTCACGGACGATACCGAGGTGACGGCGAAATAA
- a CDS encoding Hsp70 family protein, whose protein sequence is MPARTLAVDFGTSNTAAAFLDGGTVRRLMIEDGAETLPTAVFFPADQGGMEIGHQATRALIGGEDGRYMRALKSVLGTALFREPRMIGGKRRTLAQIVTAFLVTLKARAEAQAGVPFDHVLSGRPVHFHSADPVREAQAEVDLRECYSAAGFERIGFLYEPEAAAYATHGLGPAGGVGLIVDIGGGTSDFTVFEAASPRPHILASHGIRLGGTDFDHAISLSHVMPHLGFGSQLRRSLGDGLLPVPNAIFTELATWSKIPFVYTPDTRRSVVDMRRHAVEPERLARLETVVTDQLGHELAFATEAGKIAANRGEAGARIDMGCVEPRLSVEIDTASLDSAMAGFGPRLRAAMVETLHMAEVSPERVGAVIFVGGASAMALVGAEAAALFPRATQHRSDAFTAIIDGLALATGHPEGSRPSAT, encoded by the coding sequence ATGCCCGCCCGCACCCTTGCCGTGGACTTCGGCACGTCCAACACCGCCGCCGCATTTCTGGATGGGGGAACCGTCCGCCGCCTGATGATCGAGGACGGCGCCGAAACGCTGCCGACCGCCGTCTTTTTTCCGGCAGACCAAGGCGGGATGGAGATCGGACATCAGGCGACCCGCGCGCTGATTGGCGGCGAGGACGGGCGGTATATGCGCGCGCTCAAAAGTGTTCTGGGGACGGCCCTGTTTCGCGAACCGCGCATGATCGGCGGCAAAAGGCGGACATTGGCCCAGATCGTCACGGCGTTTCTGGTGACACTGAAGGCACGGGCCGAGGCGCAGGCCGGTGTGCCGTTCGACCATGTCCTGTCCGGCCGCCCCGTGCATTTCCATTCCGCCGACCCCGTCCGCGAGGCGCAGGCCGAGGTTGATCTGCGGGAATGCTATTCTGCGGCGGGTTTCGAACGCATCGGCTTTCTTTACGAGCCTGAGGCCGCCGCCTATGCCACCCATGGCCTTGGTCCCGCGGGGGGCGTGGGGCTCATCGTGGACATCGGGGGTGGCACCTCGGACTTCACCGTGTTTGAAGCGGCCTCCCCGCGTCCGCACATTCTGGCCAGCCACGGGATACGTTTGGGGGGGACGGATTTCGATCATGCCATCTCGCTTTCGCATGTGATGCCGCATCTGGGTTTTGGAAGCCAGTTGCGCCGCAGTCTGGGGGACGGTCTCCTTCCCGTGCCGAACGCGATTTTCACGGAACTGGCGACATGGTCGAAAATCCCCTTCGTCTATACCCCCGACACGCGCCGCAGTGTTGTCGACATGCGGCGGCACGCGGTGGAGCCGGAGCGTCTGGCCCGATTGGAGACCGTGGTCACGGACCAGCTTGGCCACGAACTGGCTTTCGCGACCGAGGCCGGAAAAATCGCGGCCAATCGGGGGGAAGCGGGGGCGCGGATCGACATGGGATGCGTCGAACCCCGCCTTTCGGTCGAGATAGATACAGCCTCGTTGGACAGCGCGATGGCGGGTTTCGGCCCGCGCCTGCGGGCGGCCATGGTGGAGACGCTGCACATGGCGGAGGTGTCGCCCGAACGCGTGGGGGCGGTGATCTTTGTGGGCGGTGCCAGTGCCATGGCGCTGGTCGGGGCGGAAGCCGCGGCGCTGTTCCCCCGCGCCACGCAGCATCGGTCGGATGCCTTTACCGCGATCATCGATGGCTTGGCCCTGGCCACGGGGCACCCGGAGGGGTCGCGGCCATCCGCCACATGA